One Spinacia oleracea cultivar Varoflay chromosome 4, BTI_SOV_V1, whole genome shotgun sequence DNA segment encodes these proteins:
- the LOC110783883 gene encoding uncharacterized protein, with the protein MPKSQSASISPSTGESGYRLGSRTRKRHKRLDLISEDVYNRNRQAKSEPNEGSQGAASRGVSVGNETELRRSSRAVKAPVILDSSPPPPRKRRKVEKLGEKVCGGSEKKLKVKGKVKSEGLKSDEELGALRLRLRSKGKTEVPSMIGSRSRAHGKRKLLWDEDDEEMNFGEDVPEEETVKDDTEEVTVKDDSEEEMTSVKDDTEEEELFLDSGKSAVLKPAESDSGRVSVDGEDELPDDPLVDGGLHIAVSASGVEGDGDCMPSMSGRIVGNEEIVDGTLDDLVVIESESPTENQPEETVNRIDNVEDYEKNYDALNSPKLDEDAENQTQVEDVGLAVLNEVVAEAKEKHAEVEGGVNLAKCNATVAGIPRSRVKKGRRCGLCGGGTDGKPPKVMANDSAGSDYEAYSGSSASEECNYDPWDGFGDEPGWLGKLLGPINDRYGIAGIWVHQHCAVWSPEVYFAGLGCLRNIRAALCRGKALKCTRCGRPGATLGCRVDRCPRTYHLPCARASGCVFDHRKFLIACTDHRFHFQPHGFQYARHIKKLKAKKVKLEMRKVSNDASRKDLEAEEKWLEKCGEDEEFLRRETKRLQRDLLRIAPVYIGGPHSGVENPFEGWESVAGLQDVIQCMKEVVILPLLYPEFFKNMGITPPRGVLLHGYPGTGKTLVVRSLIGSCARGDKRIAYFARKGADCLGKYVGDAERQLRLLFQVAEKSQPSIIFFDEIDGLAPVRTRQQDQTHSSVVSTLLALMDGLKSRGSVVVIGATNRPDAVDPALRRPGRFDREVYFPLPSMKDRADILALHTRKWPKPVSGTLLEWLAARTVGFAGADLQALCAQSAVMALKRNCSWHQIISHAGDRPDQGRRPELPSFLVEERDWLEALSLAPPPCSRREAGMAANEVVGSPLHIHLIPILLQPLLCLMMSLYLDDRLWLPDRLLNAGAAIKKAMISLLEKKGLQSDKWWFHTQDMVQDPDTTKEIVRYLLIAGILDGDASSTGSYPSNDTFGDSGFHSCDLHFNPSGSHRNISYAPLKKTGYRILISGDPRSGQKHLASCLLHCFMGSIEIQKIDLATISQAGHGDMDQGISHILTKCASLKICALFMPRIDLWAVQSCLSVQEDVEVSTYHESPKESSLTSCPIGQEKCSPMPSKSELIEVTEYQDEIRSASHIWRSFVEQLECICVPSSLIILATSELPSSALPRELCKFFGSRLLTSEDSVISEYGAPRFSVEVEREFDLDNLIHLAALDLSRDLIQQFVQLVHIGYHCYTDSRIAYKAHDGGKSYVSSHRSELKSVEEPRVIQEPAESYVADLPVPACSRNDKGKSSLLLAITAFGYQMLKYPHFAELCWVTSKLNEGPSTDISGPWKGWPFNTCIVRPFKPLAKEIVVGNTNNSKGKDQFTLVRGLVAVGLFAYRGIYTSAVEVSVEVRKVLELLTEQIAARIQAGKDKYQYFRILSQVAYLEDMVNNWAYSLRSLEPDAQESTINSKLNDVQCPETLQPSAAKPMQIGNGPTEGLEKGGLQGSIAGNLFNTPGANPMQVENEPSIQGSGFEQQLEREEVLPGTIAENAEPADSNMKPIDAGNYKPVAANHILQSIHSAGEVVNQEREVFLGSSNAVSSNDFVDTVDDRSFIGISKEKFTGCEVSKWKHFLDTAVTGGHMKSTQESSEFSCAEFVGQPTAGTCNSGKLGNTRLSRSSEFCSESIPEPLVENEISAEAVKCTSDFQLQDSRTSEISDVSSESEIICSYSCCTGCIYTLHQSVKKIVTQEQALSSSCCTMEDVNDLVSTLSSSLCSTIRNWYATEGCSSSENGGLRLRKLESQEINGCPCESSVNKPVLLQECVCHSGKDFSKEVDVSLYNQPELNMTYIFRDGVLVSANSGEESSFHCEFECLCLSSLIELILGTKQPLD; encoded by the exons ATGCCAAAATCTCAATCGGCATCCATTTCTCCTTCTACGGGAGAGAGTGGTTACCGGTTGGGTTCAAGAACTCGAAAAAGGCATAAAAGGCTTGATTTGATTAGTGAGGATGTGTATAATCGGAACCGTCAGGCTAAGTCGGAGCCGAATGAGGGTAGTCAGGGTGCGGCTAGTAGAGGGGTGTCAGTGGGGAATGAGACTGAACTTCGTCGAAGCTCGAGGGCGGTAAAGGCACCGGTGATTCTCGATTCGTCGCCTCCCCCTCCAAGGAAGAGGCGGAAAGTTGAGAAGTTAGGGGAGAAAGTTTGTGGGGGGTCAGAGAAGAAGTTGAAGGTGAAGGGTAAAGTGAAGAGTGAGGGTCTGAAGTCGGATGAGGAACTGGGAGCTTTGAGGTTGAGGTTAAGGTCTAAGGGTAAGACTGAGGTTCCTAGTATGATAGGTAGTCGAAGTCGGGCGCATGGGAAAAGGAAACTCTTATGGGACGAAGATGATGAGGAGATGAATTTTGGCGAGGATGTTCCTGAGGAGGAGACTGTTAAAGATGATACTGAGGAGGTGACTGTTAAAGATGATTCTGAGGAGGAGATGACTTCTGTCAAGGATGATACTGAGGAGGAAGAGCTGTTTTTGGACAGTGGCAAATCAGCTGTCTTAAAGCCTGCTGAATCTGATAGTGGCAGGGTTTCAGTTGATGGCGAGGATGAGTTGCCTGATGATCCTTTAGTAGATGGCGGCTTGCATATTGCGGTTAGTGCCTCAGGGGTTGAAGGCGACGGGGATTGTATGCCTTCGATGAGTGGAAGAATTGTTGGAAATGAAGAGATTGTGGACGGTACTCTTGATGATCTTGTAGTAATAGAGAGTGAAAGTCCTACGGAAAATCAACCAGAGGAAACTGTGAATAGGATTGACAATGTGGAAGACTATGAGAAGAATTATGATGCATTGAATTCACCGAAACTTGATGAGGATGCTGAAAACCAAACACAAGTGGAAGATGTGGGACTTGCTGTCTTGAATGAGGTTGTTGCGGAAGCTAAGGAAAAACATGCCGAGGTTGAGGGTGGTGTAAACTTGGCGAAGTGCAATGCTACCGTTGCTGGGATTCCTAGATCACGTGTAAAGAAGGGAAGACGATGTGGTTTGTGTGGGGGAGGGACTGATGGAAAGCCTCCAAAGGTTATGGCTAATGATTCAGCAGGCAGTGACTACGAGGCTTACAGCGGTTCATCTGCTTCTGAGGAATGTAACTACGATCCATGGGATGGGTTTGGTGATGAACCTGGCTGGCTTGGAAAACTCTTGGGTCCCATAAATGATCGATATGGAATTGCTGGAATTTGGGTTCACCAGCATTGTGCTGTATGGAGTCCGGAG GTTTATTTTGCTGGCTTAGGGTGTTTAAGAAATATTAGAGCAGCGCTTTGCCGAGGAAAGGCATTGAAATGTACCCGCTGTGGAAGGCCCGGGGCAACTCTTGGGTGTCGTGTGGATCGTTGTCCGAGAACTTATCATTTG CCTTGTGCACGAGCCAGTGGCTGCGTATTTGATCACCGCAAATTCCTTATAGCCTGCACTGACCATCGGTTTCACTTCCAACCTCATGGTTTTCAATATGCACGACATATAAAGAAGCTAAAAGCTAAGAAGGTGAAGTTGGAAATGAGAAAGGTGTCAAATGATGCTTCACGGAAAGATCTAGAGGCAGAAGAAAAGTGGTTGGAGAAGTGTGGTGAGGATGAAGAGTTTTTGAGACGCGAAACAAAAAGGCTACAGCGTGATTTATTAAGAATTGCACCTGTTTACATAGGGGGACCACATTCTGGAGTTGAGAATCCTTTTGAAGGTTGGGAATCTGTTGCAGGACTTCAGGATGTCATCCAGTGTATGAAAGAGGTTGTCATATTGCCTCTTCTGTACCCAGAGTTCTTCAAGAACATGGGGATTACACCACCCAGAGGTGTTCTATTGCATGGTTATCCTGGAACTGGCAAGACTCTAGTTGTCCGGTCATTAATTGGTTCCTGTGCTCGTGGGGATAAACGCATAGCTTATTTTGCCCGAAAAGGTGCGGATTGTTTAGGAAAATATGTTGGAGACGCTGAGCGCCAGCTTAGGCTTCTCTTCCAGGTCGCAGAGAAATCTCAGCCTTCAATAATTTTCTTCGATGAAATTGATGGGTTGGCACCTGTTCGTACGAGGCAGCAAGACCAGACTCATAGTTCAGTGGTGTCCACCTTGCTGGCCTTAATGGATGGTTTGAAGTCTCGAGGCTCTGTTGTAGTTATAGGTGCTACAAATCGTCCTGATGCTGTCGATCCAGCTCTGAGACGGCCTGGCAGGTTTGATAGAGAGGTTTATTTTCCATTACCTTCCATGAAGGATAGAGCTGATATTTTGGCTCTTCATACAAGAAAGTGGCCTAAGCCAGTATCTGGTACTTTGCTAGAGTGGCTCGCTGCTAGGACTGTGGGCTTTGCTGGTGCAGATCTACAGGCTCTTTGTGCTCAATCAGCTGTTATGGCCTTGAAAAGAAATTGCTCCTGGCACCAAATTATATCTCATGCTGGAGACAGACCTGACCAGGGAAGACGTCCAGAGCTTCCTTCTTTTTTGGTGGAAGAGAGAGATTGGTTGGAGGCTCTTTCCCTTGCTCCTCCCCCATGTTCTCGTAGAGAGGCCGGGATGGCTGCTAATGAAGTTGTTGGTTCTCCCCTTCATATACATCTTATTCCTATCCTGCTTCAGCCACTTTTATGCTTGATGATGTCTCTCTATCTCGATGACCGTCTTTGGTTACCTGATCGTCTATTGAATGCTGGAGCAGCCATTAAGAAGGCTATGATATCTCTGCTGGAGAAAAAGGGTTTGCAGAGTGACAAATGGTGGTTCCATACACAAGATATGGTCCAAGATCCAGACACTACTAAAGAGATTGTGAGATATCTTCTCATTGCAGGAATCCTAGATGGAGATGCTTCTTCGACTGGATCTTATCCGTCAAATGATACTTTTGGCGATAGTGGATTTCATTCTTGCGatcttcattttaatccttctGGTTCACACAGAAATATATCCTATGCACCGTTAAAGAAAACAGGGTATAGAATATTGATTTCTGGAGATCCAAGATCTGGCCAAAAGCATCTTGCTTCTTGCCTTCTTCATTGTTTTATGGGTAGTATTGAAATACAGAAGATTGATTTGGCTACAATTTCGCAAGCGGGGCATGGCGACATGGACCAAGgcatttcacatattttaa CGAAATGTGCCAGTTTGAAGATCTGTGCACTATTCATGCCTAGAATTGATCTGTGGGCTGTACAGTCGTGCTTGAGTGTCCAGGAAGATGTTGAGGTCTCGACATATCATGAATCACCCAAGGAATCCTCGCTGACATCTTGTCCAATTGGTCAGGAGAAATGTAGTCCCATGCCAAGTAAATCTGAATTGATAGAAGTAACGGAGTACCAAGATGAGATTCGCAGTGCTTCCCACATATGGAGATCTTTTGTGGAGCAGCTGGAGTGTATATGTGTTCCCTCATCCCTGATAATACTG GCCACTTCAGAGCTTCCAAGTTCAGCCCTTCCTCGGGAACTATGCAAGTTCTTTGGCAGTCGACTTTTGACATCTGAAGATTCTGTTATTTCAGAGTATGGAGCTCCCCGATTTTCTGTGGAGGTGGAAAGGGAGTTTGACCTTGATAATTTGATCCATTTGGCTGCATTAGACCTGTCAAGGGATCTGATTCAACAATTTGTGCAACTTGTTCACATTGGGTATCACTGTTATACGGATTCAAGGATCGCCTATAAAGCTCATGATGGAGGTAAAAGCTATGTGTCAAGTCACAGGAGTGAACTCAAATCTGTGGAGGAACCTAGAGTAATACAAGAACCTGCAGAAAGCTATGTTGCAGACTTACCTGTTCCAGCTTGTTCTAGAAATGACAAAGGAAAATCGTCCCTGTTATTGGCTATAACTGCCTTTGGCTATCAAATGTTAAAATACCCCCACTTTGCAGAACTCTGTTGGGTCACTTCCAAGTTGAACGAAGGTCCAAGCACTGACATCAGTGGACCTTGGAAAGGATGGCCATTTAATACTTGCATTGTACGGCCCTTCAAACCACTGGCGAAGGAAATTGTTGTTGGCAATACTAACAATAGTAAAGGGAAAGACCAGTTCACATTGGTCAGAGGCCTAGTTGCTGTGGGGTTGTTTGCATATCGTGGAATATATACATCTGCAGTGGAAGTTTCCGTGGAGGTAAGGAAGGTGCTGGAGCTCCTCACTGAACAAATAGCCGCTAGGATTCAGGCAGGAAAAGATAAGTACCAATATTTCCGCATTTTGTCCCAAGTTGCTTACCTAGAGGACATGGTTAACAACTGGGCTTACTCATTAAGAAG TTTAGAGCCGGATGCTCAAGAATCAACCATTAACTCCAAGCTTAATGATGTTCAGTGTCCTGAAACTCTGCAGCCATCAGCTGCTAAGCCTATGCAGATTGGAAATGGACCTACtgaaggacttgaaaaaggagGTCTGCAGGGGTCAATTGCTGGAAATCTGTTTAACACACCAGGTGCTAATCCTATGCAGGTCGAAAATGAGCCAAGTATTCAAGGTAGTGGCTTTGAGCAGCAGCTGGAACGGGAAGAAGTGTTACCAGGAACTATTGCTGAAAATGCTGAACCTGCTGATTCAAACATGAAACCTATTGATGCTGGCAATTATAAACCCGTGGCTGCAAACCATATTTTGCAGAGTATTCACTCTGCAGGAGAGGTTGTTAATCAAGAACGGGAAGTGTTTTTAGGGAGTAGTAATGCTGTGTCAAGCAACGACTTTGTGGATACTGTTGATGATCGATCATTTATTGGAATTTCCAAGGAGAAGTTTACAGGATGTGAAGTATCTAAGTGGAAACATTTCTTAGACACTGCTGTAACTGGTGGACACATGAAGTCTACACAAGAGTCTAGTGAATTTTCTTGTGCAGAATTTGTTGGTCAACCAACAGCTGGTACTTGTAATTCAGGAAAACTTGGAAACACTCGGCTCTCTAGGTCCAGTGAATTCTGCAGTGAATCTATTCCTGAACCATTGGTTGAAAATGAGATTTCTGCAGAAGCTGTAAAGTGTACAAGTGATTTTCAGCTCCAAGACTCTAGAACTTCTGAGATCAGTGATGTGTCATCTGAGTCTGAAATCATTTGTTCTTACAGTTGTTGCACTGGATGCATTTATACTCTTCATCAATCGGTTAAGAAAATAGTCACCCAAGAGCAGGCACTATCTTCATCTTGTTGCACTATGGAAGATGTTAATGATCTTGTTTCAACACTATCGTCAAGTTTATGTTCAACAATCAGGAATTGGTATGCCACTGAAGGATGTAGCAGTTCTGAGAATGGAGGACTGAGATTGAGAAAGCTTGAATCCCAGGAAATAAATGGCTGTCCATGTGAAAGTTCAGTAAATAAACCGGTACTTCTCCAAGAATGTGTTTGTCATTCAGGAAAGGATTTTTCCAAGGAAGTTGATGTTTCGTTATACAACCAACCTGAATTGAACATGACTTACATTTTTAGGGATGGCGTCTTGGTGTCAGCAAATTCTGGTGAGGAGTCTTCTTTCCATTGTGAATTCGAATGCTTGTGCCTCTCTTCGTTGATAGAATTGATACTAGGCACTAAGCAGCCTTTAGATTGA